AACCTCTCCTATAGCATGATTCACCCTCGTGGTTGTTCTTAAAATAACCGGAAGCTGTACTCTCTCGCTCAATTCCAATCCTATAACTGTATAGTCCTTAGCCTCCTGAGGATTTGATGGAGAAATTAGAGGAAGCTTTGCTAGAGGACCATACCATCTACTATCCTGCTCTGTTTGTGTTGTGATGGGCCCCGGATCATCAGCCACCAGTATAAGAAGTCCTCCATCTACTCCAGAGTATGAGGCTGAAAGGAGGGGATCAGATGCAATATTCAGCCCAGGCCCCTTCATGGTGACAAGACTCCTTGCACCTCCTATGGAGGCTCCTATACCTATCTCCAGCGCAACCTTTTCATTAACTGCCCATTCTGCATAAATTTCTGCTCCAAACTCCTGGAGAGTCATTATAACTTCACTGGAAGGGGTTCCTGGATAGCCGACAGCTATCCATACTCCTCCCTCCAGAGCACCTCTAGCTATAGCTTCATTTCCCATCAAAGCAATTTTTTCCCCATCTTTTGCTTTAAGAGGATTCATCTCCATCTTTATTCCCCCTATTCATCCACAGTGCATGTATCGCCTTTGAAAGGATTGCAGAAGTAGAAACTACTGGAATAACTGAGGAAACACTCTCAATGATTTCAACGCTTCCAGCCCCAGCGAACATTCCAATTGTTGGAAGGGAAAAGTCTTTCGCCCTCTTCTTGATTGCTTCTGAAATCTTTTCTGGCTTTTCGGATGCTGTTGGAACATAGATGAGCACAGAGAGGTTAAACTCTTCAGGCAACCTGTTATTGCTCAGAACTTCAAGGATATCATCTATGTAGGCATCTCCTCCTAGGTCCAAAGGATTGCCTTGCTTGACCTTCCCTCCGTACTTCTGTGGAAGTATTTCAATGGAAGGAATTTTCACCTTTATTCCAAGCTCATCCATCAGGGAAACTGAGATCACCCCAACCCCTCCAGAATTGGTAATTATAATTGGCTTGGGTTCGTCAGCAATCCTGATTCTCCGCATTACCTCACAAACTTCCACAACTTCATCCAAATCACTTGCTAAATATCCCCCTGCCTGTCTTACAGCTGCCTTGAATAGAGAGTAGTCGGTTGCAATTCCTCCAGTATGTGACCTAGCTGCTTTTTCACTTGCTTCCCCTCTTCCACCCTTCAGAACGCAAAGCGGTTTTCCTCTTTTTCTCAAAGTGCTAGCAACATCAATGAATTTTCTACCATTTTTCAACCATTCTATGTATGCTATAACGGCTTCAGTATTATCATCATCAATAGCGTATTCAAGAGCATCTTCTACGCTAATATCAGCGGAATTTCCAAGACTGAAGAAGAATGATACACCTGAAGAGAGTAAAGAAAGACGAGAAAGTACAACACCCCCCACGGCGCCGCTTTGCGCTACAATCCCAACTTTTCCTGTACTAGGAGGAACCTCGATGCTTGCGTGCAGCTTATACTTGCTGAGCGTTATTCCAGCAGAGTTTGGTCCTATAATTCTCATCCTTTCTCTAAATTCTTCTTTCAGATTCTCACTAATTTCGGCGTTCGATGTTATTACTACCGCCAGTTTAGCTCCGATCTCAGCGGATTCTTCTAGGACTTTTCCAACATCCTTTTCCGGAATAGCAATCACAACAATATCTGGAATAGAGGGAAGGTCAAGAAGAGATGGAAAAGCCCTATATCCATGAATGGAACTGTATTTAGGATTTACAAGAAAAATATCTCCATTAAACCCCCAATCAACTATATTCCTCAGTATTATGTTTCCTATTTTCCCTTCTATCGGCGTGGCACCAACTATAGCTACAGAGTTTACTTTTTTCACAGCATCGCGGAGCAGCAGCATCTGAACAATCAACCTCATTGAAAAGCAAATAAACAATTTAACATTAATTATGCTTAATTATTAACATTACTCAAATACACTTAGTGCTCCTCAATTACGTACTTCGATATTTACGGCAAATCTCAAAAAATTTTAGGAAAAACAATCCTCAATTTGAAGATCTTCCCCATGTTTCATAAAATGGTAAACATGAAGTCCGACTATCAAAAATATTTAGAAATAATAAGTTTTTAAAGGAAAATTTATCTTTTTCCTATTTATATATAGTTCTTGAGGTACTTTCACATGTACAGAAGAAAAGTTCAGATGGTTGGTGGTTCCACATATGTGGTTAGCATACCGAAGCAATGGGCTGAAGAGATGGGAATAGAGGAGGGGAGCGATGTAGGAATAGAAAAACTGGCAGATGGCTCCCTGAAAATTTTTCCTGTCTCTGGGAAGAGACCTGAACCTCCAGCTCCAAAGCTCTATTTTTCATGTATTGAGAGCGACGAAGTAATGTCTAGAGCTATACTGGCACACTATCTCGGAGGAGCTAAAGAGATTAAGATAATAGCGAAAGATGTGGAGTGCAAGGAAAGAATACTCAAGGTAATCTCATTTCTAAAGAGCAAAGTTCTAGGTCTCGAGGTTATCGAGGAAACTTCCAGTGAGGTAACCTTGGGGGTCATTCTTGATTTTAAATTTTCAAATTTATCATCAGCTCAACAGAAAATGCTCAAAACTATCTGCTCCATGGTTGATGATATAGTAAGGGCTGTTTCAGAAAGCAATCCGGGAATATTGAGCGATATCTATAAGAGAGACGATCTTTTAGATAGGCTCTACTTATATTCGATTAGATACATAACAGCCATAGCTTCTTCTTCTGAGACAGAGGATAGAATAATGCCACACCTCCTTCCTCACTACGCTCTCATAATGAAATCCCTCGAGCGAATTGGAGATCATGTTTCGGCAATAGCAAAGAATCTTGTAGAGTCCCTCAATAGAAATGAAATAGAAAAGCATCATTTAGAGCAGCTCATTTCATTTTTAACCCAGACAAAGGCGCTTCTAGATCAAATTTCACTGCTCGCCCAGAAATTTGATTATTCATTGTTAGTAAAAGCAACCGAGCTGGCAATCTCTCTCCTGAGAAAGGAAGCTGAGCTAAGAAGAAGCATTGATAAGCCAATGATTTACTACAGCTATATTGTTGAGAGTTGCAGAAGGATAGCTGCTTACTCCATAGACGTTCTCGAAAGCATTCTAGATGTAGCAGCACTTATCCGTAAGGATCTAGGTTCGATTCAGAATGAAGTAAAATGAAATAATGGGAGGGAAAGTTCTTTACAAGCAACGAAGGTGCTAACAACTATGAGCAGGAGAGAGGAAAAAATTCCATCTCTAATATTAGGTTTTGGCAATGTTGGTAGGGAGCTCATACTCCGCGATGAACTCTGGAATCTAACCGATGTGAGAGGTGTTGTTGTAAGTAAGGGGGGAATTAGGATAAGAGGAAAAGACGATGCAAAATTGCTCATAGATGCTGTTCGTACAGCAAGAAAACTAAATGAACTTCCTAACTTCTCTACCGACATTTCATATCAGAGCTTTATAGACGAACTTTATCCACGTGGTGTGGCCTTTATTGCTATCCCTCCATCCTATAAGACAGGAGAGCCGAACATTTCCATTGTTTTAGATCTGCTTAAACAGGGAATTTCAGTCATAACAGCAGATAAAACACCATTAGCCCTTGCCTATTCGGAGATAATGGAGACATCGATAAAAAAAGGAGCATACATAGGATTCAGAGCCACCGTAGCGGCAGGGATTCCTCTAACAGATTTGGCTAGAGGAGTTTTTGGAAGAGATATTGAGACAATGCTTGCAATTCTCAATGCAAGCACAAACTTCATCTTGACTCAAGTAGAAGAAGGTCTCAGCTGGAGTGAAGCAATATCGAAAGCGGAGGCTGAAAAACTGCTCGAGCCAGACCCAAAAATTGACATAGAGGGGTGGGATCCAGCAGCAAAGCTCGTTATACTCTCAAACATCCTTGGACAAAACATAAAATTTGAAGATGTAGAAAGGATTCCTCTTTTCAGCATTTCAGAGAGCGATGTAAGAAAAGCTCTGCTGAGAAAAATGAGATATAAATATATTGCCTCTCTCTCCTTTAAAGAAAAGGAGGCCAAGATTCAGCCTGTTTTGCTCTCACAGGAAAATCCTCTGTCCAGAGTTTCGGGTAACTACAATGCTATGATGCTAAAGCTCGAGGAAAAGGAGTACATATATGCAGAGGGGCCAGCAGGTCCTGCCTGGAGAACTGCTAGAGTTATGATCACCGATTTATTTGAGCTTCTTCGCTATTCATCATCTCATTGAAAGGGATATATTGAACACTTATTTTTCCAAGTTTTTTCAATTCTGTGTGAAGGCTGGCTATGGTTTTTGAAGACCCCTTAAGCGATGCCAACAGCACACACTTTCCATAAGAGTGAATATGAGTATTGAATGTTACTATTTCACTGAACTTTTCCATTATTTTCTCAACTTCACTTCCCCTCTCCCAACTGCTTGGCCAGATTGCAATAATTATTCCTTCGCAGTTATGCTCAGACAAATAATGCATGTGGGAGTTTATGCCTTGTTGTACAGTATCTTGTATAAAGGAGGATCTAGTTACTTTGAGTACAGTGCAAATTGAATCGAGCTTTTCAGCTAAATCTTCGCTTAGACTTATACCAAACCTTCTTTTCCTGGCCATTTCATTTCACCTTTTTCATTAAAACCAATAAAACATATATTATCATCATAATTATCCCTGTAATGCCTGCTGGAGATAGATTCAGAGCTATTCCAGCAACAAGTCCAATAGATGCGGAGAGAAGGCTCATTCCCAAAGCCATGCTAACTGCTTCATTGCTCCTTTCTGCGGCAATGGAGGCAATGGCTCCAGGAATCAAAATGAATATGTGTGTCAATATGAATCCTATTACCTTCATAAATGAAGCACTAACGACGGCCAGGAGCAAGTAAAAGACGTAATCATGAAGGTAAACATTTATGCCAGAAAGCCAAGATTCACGACCAAGCAGCCCTATCAATATATTCTCTCTATAGCTGTAGAAAAATGCAATCAACGTGAAGGCTAGCGATGCGAGTGATATGTAGGCATCCGCTGTGGTTGAAAGGAAAGGATCCCCAAGTATTTCAGATGTGATGCTCTTTGCTACATAGAAGTGGTTTACCAGATAATAGAGGACAGTGACAGTGAGGGACGCCGTCATTCCTACAAAGATAGATGTTACCTTGTTTGGGTCAGCCCCACTGTGGATCACGTAGCCAACAGCTAGTATAAGAGCTGTGTTGATCAAAAGGCTCCAAACAAAAGAGCTTCCTCCCATTATGAAGGATATGAGCATAGCAAAGCTTGCTGAGAAAAGAGCTGAATGCGGAATTGATCCTGCTAGAAAATACAAATTCCTTGCCGCTATTAAAGTGCTTAGCACAGCGAAGGAAATTGCTGAGGAAAGGAGAACTACTATCCACACTAAGCTTATCATGCTGGGAAAAATCAACTTAAAAATGAAAGGTATAGCAGTAGAAACTGTAATTGACAACGCTGTGAAGAGCTTTAGGCGTCTCAATGTTTTCCCCTTCTATATAGGATTATTCCCACCATAACAATCAATATAACCATAACTATGGGAATATAATACGCAGCGATGTCTCCGCTTCCACTAACTGTAGCAGTCTCTCCTCCCGAACTAAATATCTCCTTCGTTATAAGCTGCAGAGAGTCCAATATGCTCAAGTTTCCCGAAGTAGTGGGAACATAGATTATCTTTGCTCCATATTTCTGTGCCAAATTTACTAGAGTTGCATCGACGTTAGAATAGGGGGTCCAGGAGCCGGTGCTTTGTGAGTAGGTTGCTGCAACTATTGCATACTTTGCAGTTCCATTGGAAAGATATTCCTCAACAGCATTGATGTCCTTTGGCTGAACACCCACGTCTTCATCAACAAGCACGAATCTAACTATTTTTATTCCAGTCCACTCCACAGCATATTGCACTTCTGGGCTGGAAGCAACAGCATAACCTGATGCTCTGCCTTCGTACTCACTCAGCAATTGATTTATTTGCTGCCTCACTTTGTTATATTCAGCATTGAAGACAGCAGACATATTCGGATACATTTCGTCCAAGGTTTGTGTAAGATTCGCTATAAAAAGAAGGTAATTCCTTGGATCATAGACAGGCATATGAGGATTCCAAATCCCATTATTTGGATTGATTTCATACTGAATTCCATTTATTTGCGGTATAACTAGGTACTTAGCCTTTATCTCTCCGCTTTTAATCATGGAATCTATCTGATTTTCCATATATGTGTGCAGAGTGCTGATTATTAGCGATGATGACTTCAAGCTTTCTGCATCCGATGGAGATAGCTGATAATCATGAGGGTCAACGCCAGGTTTCACGAGCGATACTACCTCAATACTACCATTCACAATTCTTTCCACATCTCCCTGGAGAATAGGAAATGTCACGACTATCTTCTCTCCTTGGCCTGAACTAGTCAAAGTTGAAGGAACTAGCAAGAATAGTGATAGCAATATAAGAAAAATCAGCCCACTCTTCATGCTGACACCTCTAATGTTAATATTTCGAAAAGGTTAATAAATGTGCACTTCTTAATGTTTTTTGTGCTGGAGGTGTGCACAAAAAATGAAAGCTGAGACGTCAATCTCGGTAACGGGGTTAACTATCTCCTACAATGGAGAAAGCATTATTGAGAACATGACATTTGGTTATAGAGGAACTGGAATTATACAAATAATAGGACCAAATGGAGCTGGAAAGAGCACATTACTAAGAGGAATTTTGGGGCTAGTCAAACCGAAAAAGGGAAAGGTTGAAATTAATGGGATAGATATTACAGGAAAATCTGTTCTAGCTTCTAAGTATATATCATTTGTTCCTCAATTGACAATCTCTGAAAAGAACATAGTTTTCCCAATATCTGCAAGGGAGCTCCTCAGCTTTGAGCTAAAAGCATCAGGACAGAAGTTTGACAAGAAGACCGAAGAAGAAGTAATCAGAATGAGCGCCGAAATAGTTGGACTTAGCGAACGTGAGCTAGATAAAGATATAAGATCATTCAGTGGAGGACAAAAGCAAAAGGTATTTATAGCTAGAGCAATTCTTCACGATAGACCCATACTCATTCTCGATGAGCCTCTTTCCTCAATAGATCCAAGTACTAGGGAAGAGCTAGCGAAGAAAATTATAGATTTTTCCAACAAAAAGCTAATTCTAATAACAAGCCACGACCCAGCTGTGTTCATGGAAAAAACAAGCAGGCTTCTCATTCTGAATAGGAAGACATACTTCTTCGGTGAACCCAGCGAGGTAATGAGAGAAGAAGTACTTGAAAAAGTCTATGGTAAGATGTTAACAAAGCTTGGCACACATGTGCATATTTTCGATGATAGCTGCGCTCACATACAGCAGAAGTAGTTGAAAACAAGGGTCTTATAAAT
The Fervidicoccaceae archaeon genome window above contains:
- a CDS encoding CoA-binding protein, translated to MRLIVQMLLLRDAVKKVNSVAIVGATPIEGKIGNIILRNIVDWGFNGDIFLVNPKYSSIHGYRAFPSLLDLPSIPDIVVIAIPEKDVGKVLEESAEIGAKLAVVITSNAEISENLKEEFRERMRIIGPNSAGITLSKYKLHASIEVPPSTGKVGIVAQSGAVGGVVLSRLSLLSSGVSFFFSLGNSADISVEDALEYAIDDDNTEAVIAYIEWLKNGRKFIDVASTLRKRGKPLCVLKGGRGEASEKAARSHTGGIATDYSLFKAAVRQAGGYLASDLDEVVEVCEVMRRIRIADEPKPIIITNSGGVGVISVSLMDELGIKVKIPSIEILPQKYGGKVKQGNPLDLGGDAYIDDILEVLSNNRLPEEFNLSVLIYVPTASEKPEKISEAIKKRAKDFSLPTIGMFAGAGSVEIIESVSSVIPVVSTSAILSKAIHALWMNRGNKDGDESS
- a CDS encoding phosphate uptake regulator PhoU, translating into MYRRKVQMVGGSTYVVSIPKQWAEEMGIEEGSDVGIEKLADGSLKIFPVSGKRPEPPAPKLYFSCIESDEVMSRAILAHYLGGAKEIKIIAKDVECKERILKVISFLKSKVLGLEVIEETSSEVTLGVILDFKFSNLSSAQQKMLKTICSMVDDIVRAVSESNPGILSDIYKRDDLLDRLYLYSIRYITAIASSSETEDRIMPHLLPHYALIMKSLERIGDHVSAIAKNLVESLNRNEIEKHHLEQLISFLTQTKALLDQISLLAQKFDYSLLVKATELAISLLRKEAELRRSIDKPMIYYSYIVESCRRIAAYSIDVLESILDVAALIRKDLGSIQNEVK
- a CDS encoding metal ABC transporter permease, which produces MRRLKLFTALSITVSTAIPFIFKLIFPSMISLVWIVVLLSSAISFAVLSTLIAARNLYFLAGSIPHSALFSASFAMLISFIMGGSSFVWSLLINTALILAVGYVIHSGADPNKVTSIFVGMTASLTVTVLYYLVNHFYVAKSITSEILGDPFLSTTADAYISLASLAFTLIAFFYSYRENILIGLLGRESWLSGINVYLHDYVFYLLLAVVSASFMKVIGFILTHIFILIPGAIASIAAERSNEAVSMALGMSLLSASIGLVAGIALNLSPAGITGIIMMIIYVLLVLMKKVK
- a CDS encoding zinc ABC transporter substrate-binding protein, coding for MKSGLIFLILLSLFLLVPSTLTSSGQGEKIVVTFPILQGDVERIVNGSIEVVSLVKPGVDPHDYQLSPSDAESLKSSSLIISTLHTYMENQIDSMIKSGEIKAKYLVIPQINGIQYEINPNNGIWNPHMPVYDPRNYLLFIANLTQTLDEMYPNMSAVFNAEYNKVRQQINQLLSEYEGRASGYAVASSPEVQYAVEWTGIKIVRFVLVDEDVGVQPKDINAVEEYLSNGTAKYAIVAATYSQSTGSWTPYSNVDATLVNLAQKYGAKIIYVPTTSGNLSILDSLQLITKEIFSSGGETATVSGSGDIAAYYIPIVMVILIVMVGIILYRRGKH
- a CDS encoding metal ABC transporter ATP-binding protein, yielding MKAETSISVTGLTISYNGESIIENMTFGYRGTGIIQIIGPNGAGKSTLLRGILGLVKPKKGKVEINGIDITGKSVLASKYISFVPQLTISEKNIVFPISARELLSFELKASGQKFDKKTEEEVIRMSAEIVGLSERELDKDIRSFSGGQKQKVFIARAILHDRPILILDEPLSSIDPSTREELAKKIIDFSNKKLILITSHDPAVFMEKTSRLLILNRKTYFFGEPSEVMREEVLEKVYGKMLTKLGTHVHIFDDSCAHIQQK